One genomic window of Cupriavidus malaysiensis includes the following:
- the folD gene encoding bifunctional methylenetetrahydrofolate dehydrogenase/methenyltetrahydrofolate cyclohydrolase FolD, with the protein MSAQLIDGNALAKQIRSEAAERAARLTARGHRPGLAVVLVGEDPASQVYVRNKVKACEDNGFHSSLDRYPADLSEAELLDRIAQLNRDPQIHGILVQLPLPKHIDSHKVLEAIAPEKDVDGFHVANAGALMTGAPLFRPCTPYGCMKMLESVQYPLRGARAVVVGASNIVGKPMAMLLLQAGATVTICNSKTRDLAAHTRDADVIVAAVGRRNILTADMVKPGAVVIDVGMNRDDNGKLCGDVDFAGVKEVAGYITPVPGGVGPMTITMLLVNTLEAAERAAG; encoded by the coding sequence ATGTCCGCCCAATTGATCGACGGCAACGCGCTTGCCAAACAAATCCGTTCCGAAGCCGCCGAGCGCGCCGCCCGCCTGACCGCACGCGGCCACCGCCCCGGCCTCGCCGTGGTGCTGGTGGGCGAGGATCCCGCCAGTCAGGTCTACGTGCGCAACAAGGTCAAGGCGTGCGAGGACAACGGCTTCCATTCCTCGCTGGACCGCTACCCCGCCGACCTGTCCGAGGCCGAGCTGCTGGACCGCATCGCACAGCTCAACCGCGACCCGCAGATCCACGGCATCCTGGTGCAGCTGCCGCTGCCCAAGCACATCGACAGCCATAAGGTGCTGGAGGCGATCGCTCCCGAGAAGGACGTCGACGGCTTCCACGTGGCCAACGCCGGCGCGCTGATGACCGGCGCGCCGCTGTTCCGTCCCTGCACGCCCTACGGCTGCATGAAGATGCTGGAGTCGGTCCAGTACCCGCTGCGCGGCGCCCGCGCGGTCGTGGTCGGCGCCTCCAACATCGTCGGCAAGCCGATGGCCATGCTGCTGCTGCAGGCCGGCGCCACCGTGACCATCTGCAACAGCAAGACGCGCGACCTGGCCGCCCACACCCGCGATGCCGACGTGATCGTAGCCGCGGTGGGCAGGCGCAACATCCTCACCGCCGACATGGTCAAGCCTGGCGCCGTGGTGATCGACGTCGGCATGAACCGCGACGACAACGGCAAGCTGTGCGGCGACGTGGACTTCGCCGGGGTCAAGGAAGTCGCCGGATACATCACGCCGGTACCGGGCGGCGTGGGCCCGATGACCATCACCATGCTGCTGGTCAACACCCTGGAGGCTGCCGAGCGCGCCGCCGGCTGA